Proteins encoded together in one Alteribacter keqinensis window:
- a CDS encoding Na/Pi symporter, which translates to MKELFSLFAIYISLFLFGMTVMRQGLFNLQRRRMSELLISFIDKPYKGLIIGTVVTGLLQSSSAVMIMTVGLVATRVISFRHSIGIMLGANIGTCLTLEIVALDINWLIIPLLIIGLPLLMTKNQVLFCLGCFSFGLGSIFVAMHGFETLAYPLSSLASVHDWLISTDEKGTIALMLGVVMSGIIQSSSAVSAITMSFMNENILSLPTGIAIMLGANIGTCVTAWLASIGGSLESRLTAYAHIWINVIGALLFFPFIHLFSDLIMYTAESPAVQLAHAATVFNVISSAVILPFTDRFAGFLLWVHRVKDMRI; encoded by the coding sequence ATGAAAGAATTGTTTTCATTATTTGCAATCTATATCTCCCTGTTTCTATTTGGAATGACTGTGATGAGGCAGGGCCTTTTCAATCTTCAGAGAAGACGGATGTCTGAGTTGCTCATATCCTTTATCGACAAGCCTTACAAAGGTCTGATAATCGGGACCGTTGTAACCGGCCTCCTTCAAAGCAGCTCGGCAGTGATGATAATGACAGTCGGTCTTGTGGCGACCCGCGTCATTTCTTTTCGCCATTCCATCGGGATTATGCTGGGAGCAAATATCGGTACTTGCCTGACACTCGAAATTGTTGCACTTGATATAAACTGGCTGATAATTCCCCTTCTCATTATCGGATTGCCTCTTTTAATGACAAAAAACCAGGTTTTATTTTGTCTCGGGTGTTTTTCCTTTGGGCTCGGCAGTATTTTTGTTGCCATGCATGGTTTTGAAACCCTTGCCTACCCACTGTCTTCTCTTGCATCTGTTCATGACTGGCTCATTTCCACTGATGAGAAAGGAACAATAGCCCTCATGCTCGGTGTTGTTATGAGCGGTATTATTCAATCCAGCTCGGCAGTTTCGGCAATTACCATGTCATTTATGAATGAAAACATCTTATCACTCCCGACAGGCATTGCCATAATGCTCGGGGCAAATATCGGTACTTGTGTGACAGCCTGGCTTGCCAGTATCGGCGGCAGCCTCGAATCCCGGTTAACTGCGTACGCCCATATCTGGATTAATGTGATCGGAGCTCTTCTCTTCTTCCCTTTTATTCATTTGTTTTCAGATCTGATTATGTACACAGCAGAATCTCCTGCAGTACAGCTGGCCCACGCTGCAACCGTCTTTAATGTTATTTCCTCAGCCGTTATCCTACCCTTTACAGACCGGTTTGCGGGCTTTCTGTTATGGGTTCACAGGGTGAAGGATATGAGAATCTAA
- the rpsU gene encoding 30S ribosomal protein S21, whose protein sequence is MAETKVRKNESIDAALRRFKKTMSKEGTLAEVRKRKHYEKPSIKKKKKSEAARKRKF, encoded by the coding sequence ATGGCAGAAACAAAAGTACGTAAAAATGAATCTATCGATGCTGCCCTTCGTCGCTTCAAGAAAACGATGTCTAAAGAGGGTACATTAGCAGAGGTTCGTAAACGTAAACACTATGAAAAACCGAGCATCAAGAAAAAGAAGAAATCAGAAGCAGCTCGTAAGCGTAAGTTCTAA
- a CDS encoding GatB/YqeY domain-containing protein, protein MDLQKQLNEDMKQAMKNKEKQRLVVIRSVKSALQNEQIKQGKELTEDEALTVLGREMKQRKESLQEFEKANRDDLVAKIKAEMEVLETYLPEQLSDDELQKIVDETIVQVGASSKSDMGKVMGAIMPKVKGKADGNQVNRLVVKSLS, encoded by the coding sequence TTGGATCTTCAAAAGCAATTAAATGAAGACATGAAGCAAGCGATGAAGAACAAAGAGAAGCAACGTCTCGTGGTAATTCGTTCCGTAAAGTCAGCTTTGCAAAACGAACAGATCAAACAGGGGAAAGAACTTACTGAAGATGAAGCACTCACCGTTCTGGGTCGTGAGATGAAACAACGAAAAGAATCCCTCCAAGAGTTTGAAAAAGCCAATCGTGATGATTTGGTTGCAAAAATCAAGGCGGAAATGGAAGTACTTGAAACCTATTTACCTGAACAACTGTCAGATGATGAGCTCCAAAAAATTGTTGATGAAACTATCGTTCAAGTAGGAGCCTCAAGCAAATCAGATATGGGTAAAGTAATGGGAGCCATTATGCCAAAAGTCAAAGGAAAAGCCGATGGGAATCAAGTGAATCGTCTCGTGGTTAAATCCTTGTCATAA
- the deoC gene encoding deoxyribose-phosphate aldolase yields MSQQLASLIDHTLLKPEATKEQIVKLSEEAKEYKFASVCVNPTWVSTAYEVLKETPEVKVCTVIGFPLGASTPETKAFETKDAIGKGATEVDMVINVGALKTGDFDLVKRDVQAVADAAKGKALTKVIIETALLTDDEKIKACEISVEAGADFVKTSTGFSTGGATVEDIALMRKTVGPDIGVKASGGVRDTQATLAMVEAGATRIGASAGIAIVKGEKSDSDY; encoded by the coding sequence ATGAGTCAACAGCTTGCATCACTAATCGACCATACTTTATTAAAGCCAGAAGCCACGAAGGAGCAGATTGTAAAGCTTTCTGAAGAGGCTAAGGAATACAAGTTTGCTTCTGTATGTGTAAATCCAACCTGGGTCTCCACAGCATATGAAGTTCTTAAAGAAACACCAGAAGTTAAAGTCTGTACCGTTATCGGTTTCCCTCTGGGTGCATCCACTCCGGAAACAAAAGCGTTTGAAACAAAAGACGCGATTGGCAAAGGTGCAACGGAAGTGGATATGGTTATTAACGTAGGTGCATTGAAAACAGGGGACTTTGACCTTGTGAAGCGTGACGTACAAGCCGTTGCAGATGCAGCAAAAGGAAAAGCGTTAACAAAGGTAATCATTGAAACCGCTTTGCTTACTGATGATGAGAAAATAAAGGCATGTGAAATTTCAGTTGAAGCTGGAGCTGATTTTGTTAAAACGTCAACTGGATTCTCCACTGGTGGAGCTACGGTTGAGGATATCGCTCTTATGAGAAAAACGGTTGGTCCTGACATTGGCGTGAAAGCTTCAGGAGGAGTCCGTGACACACAAGCCACCCTGGCAATGGTCGAAGCAGGTGCTACCCGAATTGGAGCAAGTGCCGGAATTGCGATTGTTAAAGGTGAAAAATCTGATTCTGACTATTAA